Proteins from a genomic interval of Channa argus isolate prfri chromosome 11, Channa argus male v1.0, whole genome shotgun sequence:
- the piwil1 gene encoding piwi-like protein 1, giving the protein MTGRARARSRGRARGQETAAPGASQAREPAPPAAAPSHEGELVGRGRQKGAPGPFSAQAVTKISAGFQQVKLGERGGRRCDFHDVGVNTRQAMEHVKESKSGTTGSTIQLAANFFRILSRPQWVLYQYHVDFKPPMESRRLRSALLFQHEEALGSARSFDGAILFLPLRLPSKETVLLSETRNGEKVQIIITLTNELPPTSPVCIQFYNILFRRILRILNMQQIGRNYYNASDPLNIPQHRLTIWPGYTTTILHYESSIMLCTDVSHKVLRSETVLDFMANLRKQCGNQRFADICAKELVGLIVLTKYNNKTYRIDDIAWDHTPNNTFKRGDTDISFKNYYKTQYGLEIIDGNQVLLISQVKRMGPDGAAKGPAMLIPELCYLTGLTDKMRADFNIMKDLSTHTRLTPEQREGRLNRFVTNIQKNPDAQAELDKWGLSFDKQLLSLAGRVLPGERIFQGSRSYEYNPWAADWSKEMRGIPVISSPSLNNWLMFHTRRNGNEAQSLLQTLNKVSGPLGIRLQRAIMIEYEDQQESLLRALQHNVGPQTQMVVVVLPSNRKDKYDSIKKYLCVDCPTPSQCVLSRTLSRPQALMTVATKIVLQMACKMGGELWSVEIPLKQLMIVGIDCYHDTASGKRSIGALVASLNQTMSRWFSKCVLQHKGQEIMDGLKMALRAALKDYQKFNNCLPSRIIVYRDGVGDGQLHSVVNYEVSQIIDSIKSLSDQYMPKLSVVVVKKRISTRFFAHINGKVCNPPPGTIVDSEVTRHEWYDFYIVSQAIRTGSVSPTHYNVVYDTSGLKPDHMQRLTYKLCHMYYNWQGIIRVPAPCQYAHKLAFLVGQSIHKEPSIQLDDFLFYL; this is encoded by the exons ATGACTGGTCGAGCACGAGCAAGATCAAGAGGCAGAGCACGTGGCCAGGAGACTGCTGCACCTGGAGCC AGCCAAGCTCGGGAACCTGCACCACCAGCAGCTGCCCCTTCTCACGAGGGTGAGCTGGTTGGTAGAGGTAGGCAGAAAGGTGCTCCAGGACCCTTCTCTGCACAAG ctGTTACAAAGATTTCAGCTGGATTTCAGCAGGTGAAGCTGGGAGAAAGAGGTGGACGCCGCTGTGATTTTCATGATGTGGGGGTTAACACTCGGCAGGCTATGGAGCATGTGAAAGAATCAAAGTCTG GAACAACTGGGTCTACCATACAGTTGGCAGCAAATTTCTTTCGCATCCTGTCACGCCCTCAGTGGGTTCTGTACCAGTACCATGTGGATTTTAAACCCCCGATGGAGTCCCGTCGCCTTAGATCTGCACTCCTCTTCCAGCATGAAGAAGCACTTGGCTCAGCACGAAGCTTTGATGGAGCTATACTTTTTCTGCCTCTCAGATTGCCCAGCAAG GAAACGGTGCTGCTAAGTGAAACAAGGAATGGAGAGAAAGTTCAGATAATAATCACTCTGACAAATGAACTGCCACCAACTTCACCAGTGTGCATTCAGTTTTACAACATCCTATTCAGAAG gaTCTTGAGAATTCTCAACATGCAACAGATTGGACGCAATTACTACAACGCCAGTGATCCACTCAACATCCCACAGCACAG GCTGACTATCTGGCCAGGGTACACCACCACCATTTTGCATTATGAGTCATCCATCATGCTGTGCACTGATGTGAGCCACAAGGTGCTGCGTAGTGAGACTGTCCTTGATTTTATGGCCAACCTGAGGAAGCAGTGTGGAAATCAGCGGTTTGCTGATATTTGTGCTAAGGAGCTTGTTGGACTCATAGTGCTCACaaa ATACAACAACAAAACCTACAGGATTGATGACATTGCTTGGGATCACACACCAAACAACACGTTCAAGAGGGGAGACACAGACATTTCCTTCAAGAACTACTACAAGACT CAATATGGACTGGAAATCATTGATGGAAACCAAGTGCTGCTGATAAGCCAAGTGAAGAGGATGGGTCCTGATGGAGCTGCTAAAGGCCCAGCCATGCTCATCCCAGAGCTGTGCTATCTTACAG GCCTAACTGATAAGATGCGAGCTGACTTCAACATAATGAAGGACTTGAGCACCCATACCAGGCTAACTCCAGAGCAGAGGGAGGGACGCCTTAACAGATTTGTTACCAACATACAGAA gAATCCTGATGCACAGGCGGAGTTGGATAAGTGGGGACTCAGCTTTGATAAGCAACTCCTAAGTCTGGCTGGCAGAGTTCTCCCAGGGGAGAGGATTTTCCAGGGATCAAGATCG TATGAGTACAACCCTTGGGCAGCTGATTGGTCCAAAGAGATGCGTGGGATACCAGTGATCAGCTCTCCTTCTCTGAATAATTGGCTCATGTTTCATACTCGTCGTAACGGCAACGAAGCCCAGTCCCTCCTGCAAACCCTCAACAAAGTCTCGGGTCCACTCGGAATCCGTCTGCAGAGAGCCATCAT GATTGAGTATGAGGATCAGCAGGAGTCCCTCCTTAGAGCCCTGCAGCACAATGTTGGACCTCAAACACAGATG gTGGTAGTGGTCCTCCCCAGCAACAGGAAGGACAAGTATGACAGCATCAAGAAGTACCTTTGTGTGGACTGCCCCACTCCCAGCCAGTGCGTGCTGTCCCGTACCCTCAGCCGACCTCAGGCACTCATGACTGTGGCCACTAAAATTGTGCTGCAAATGGCTTGTAAGATGGGTGGAGAACTCTGGAGTGTAGAAATCCCT CTCAAACAACTGATGATTGTGGGCATTGACTGCTACCATGACACTGCTTCTGGAAAAAGGTCCATTGGAGCTTTAGTGGCCAGTCTCAATCAGACCATGAGCAG GTGGTTTTCAAAGTGTGTACTGCAGCACAAGGGGCAAGAAATTATGGATGGATTGAAAATGGCATTAAGAG CTGCGCTGAAAGACTATCAGAAGTTCAACAACTGCCTGCCTTCACGCATCATTGTGTACCGAGATGGAGTGGGTGATGGCCAACTGCACAGCGTGGTCAACTACGAGGTTTCACAAATTATAGACTCCATCAAGTCTTTGAGTGATCAATACAT GCCAAAGCTGAGTGTGGTGGTGGTAAAGAAGCGCATCAGCACCAGGTTCTTTGCCCACATTAATGGCAAGGTGTGCAACCCTCCCCCAGGCACCATTGTTGACTCTGAGGTCACCCGACATGAGTG GTATGACTTCTACATTGTGAGCCAAGCTATCCGCACTGGAAGCGTCTCCCCAACCCACTACAATGTAGTGTATGACACCAGTGGACTGAAGCCTGACCATATGCAGCGTCTTACTTACAAGCTCTGCCACATGTACTACAACTGGCAG GGGATCATCAGAGTGCCTGCTCCCTGCCAGTACGCCCACAAGTTGGCTTTCCTTGTGGGTCAGAGCATTCACAAGGAGCCTAGCATACAACTGGATGACTTCCTCTTCTACCTGTAA